Proteins encoded within one genomic window of Candidatus Zixiibacteriota bacterium:
- a CDS encoding DEAD/DEAH box helicase yields MASEAVAADGGAVRIADLTDYGIPERIVERWQRLCDEGLLPVQVRAVRSGLLGEPRQDGTPVNLIVSAPTSSGKSFCAEMAVIKVLQSRRRAVLLFPLRALAEQKYNEFIERYHDLDLRCLIVTGDHPESDENFASGQYHVAFAIYEKLDRLLTRSLDSLAGIGLVVIDELQSVAEPGRGALLEQLLTRIVASSYTPTLLGLSAVIAGRSTSAERLADWLGATLVEEFSRPVDLFRGVAGDGEFHYRSYNSGSEGTELMEFDSGQSDLFEALVRHLKASSEQALIFLKSRRETIHTALRVAAEVSWPGACDAVESLADEEPSYLIRSLKQCLGRGVAFHNSDLSPLQRRVVEDAFRAGQVRLVVATTTLAMGVNLPADTVYLETVKYSTGQYGAQPSLVPISRAEFENISGRAGRLGQSRDKQPGRAMVLADSEFDRDILWENYIASSHPEPIESALASRPWEDWLLNGVVCGLISDRNSAQRLFGCTFLAATAPARKRPDFDGLIAVLAEEGMIEVDREGLLQPTALGRAAATGGLTVAQTLYLMHRMESSQPETMFGWTALVLGCPDWDHPPGLISRLEMSQSAPLRTLYQFYDDQLAEAGFVLPYGDFRRPLSYRSTAALKALLLLEQWRRFEPVLKLEERFQLHLGQILSLGESAGHLLLGLAAIIETTRRGSALPSRLRRRVFSLRHGLPDDLLSLHSRVGTVLNRCDMAALYREKVDSWSQLCHLETPDLERLIPGEKKKKRLKEMIDNYRKELSMNRACESAVMDRTGRLPLITEQPEMIEVDGSYEHERYLIRIDGFPVRLTGKSFKYFVKLANKRLQDEAGWVYKEDIEVGFNQARYLYRMKNEIYDSFTSAWPVVENNRLGYYRLNIDPSRIRINRDRLREHPDWEVRSLMLAPSSEKPN; encoded by the coding sequence GTGGCTTCGGAAGCTGTGGCGGCTGATGGGGGAGCGGTGCGGATAGCGGATTTGACAGATTACGGTATTCCCGAGCGGATCGTGGAACGTTGGCAGAGGCTCTGTGACGAGGGACTCTTGCCGGTGCAGGTGAGAGCTGTTCGGTCCGGTCTTTTGGGCGAACCCCGTCAGGACGGCACGCCCGTTAATTTGATCGTGAGTGCTCCGACCTCGTCCGGGAAATCGTTCTGTGCTGAGATGGCGGTTATCAAGGTCCTGCAGAGCCGCCGCCGAGCGGTATTGCTGTTTCCGCTGCGTGCTTTGGCCGAGCAGAAATATAATGAGTTCATAGAACGCTATCATGATCTGGATCTGCGCTGTTTGATCGTCACCGGCGACCATCCCGAGAGTGACGAGAATTTCGCGAGCGGGCAATATCATGTTGCGTTCGCCATCTATGAAAAACTGGACCGGCTTCTGACTCGCAGTCTCGATTCCCTTGCCGGGATCGGGCTGGTTGTTATCGACGAGTTGCAATCGGTCGCGGAGCCGGGACGGGGGGCATTGCTCGAGCAGTTGTTGACCCGGATCGTCGCTTCGTCGTATACCCCGACGTTGTTGGGGTTGTCGGCAGTCATTGCCGGGCGTTCCACCTCTGCGGAGCGGCTGGCTGACTGGCTTGGGGCTACTCTGGTCGAGGAGTTCAGCCGTCCGGTTGATCTGTTTCGAGGTGTGGCCGGCGACGGTGAGTTCCACTATCGTTCCTATAACAGCGGCTCCGAGGGGACCGAGCTCATGGAATTCGATTCGGGACAGAGCGATTTGTTTGAAGCTCTTGTGCGTCACCTGAAGGCTTCTTCCGAGCAAGCGTTGATCTTTCTCAAATCGCGCCGCGAGACGATCCATACCGCACTCCGAGTGGCGGCTGAAGTTTCCTGGCCCGGGGCTTGTGATGCCGTTGAATCGTTGGCCGACGAAGAGCCCTCGTATCTCATCCGTTCGCTCAAGCAATGCCTCGGGCGAGGTGTGGCCTTTCACAACTCGGATCTTTCTCCTTTGCAGCGTCGTGTGGTGGAGGATGCCTTTCGTGCGGGGCAGGTACGCCTCGTGGTCGCTACGACAACTCTCGCCATGGGGGTGAATCTTCCCGCCGATACGGTATATCTCGAAACGGTTAAATACAGCACCGGTCAATACGGCGCACAGCCTTCGCTGGTGCCGATTTCCAGGGCGGAGTTCGAAAATATCAGCGGTCGCGCCGGAAGGCTGGGACAATCCCGGGACAAGCAACCGGGACGAGCGATGGTGCTCGCCGATTCTGAGTTCGACCGCGACATTCTCTGGGAAAACTATATCGCCTCATCTCATCCGGAGCCGATTGAGTCCGCGCTCGCTTCCCGGCCGTGGGAGGACTGGCTGCTCAACGGTGTTGTCTGCGGTCTGATTTCCGATCGGAATTCCGCTCAACGACTGTTCGGGTGCACCTTTTTGGCCGCCACGGCTCCTGCGAGGAAGCGCCCTGATTTTGACGGTTTGATTGCCGTGCTGGCCGAGGAGGGAATGATTGAGGTCGATAGAGAAGGGCTGTTACAGCCGACTGCGCTCGGAAGAGCTGCCGCCACCGGCGGTCTCACTGTTGCCCAGACACTCTATTTGATGCATCGCATGGAGTCGTCTCAGCCGGAGACGATGTTCGGTTGGACCGCCCTGGTGCTCGGTTGTCCGGACTGGGATCATCCGCCCGGATTGATTAGTCGCCTCGAAATGAGCCAGTCGGCGCCGTTGCGGACCTTGTACCAATTCTATGACGATCAACTCGCCGAGGCCGGATTCGTACTGCCGTACGGGGATTTTCGCAGACCGTTGTCGTATCGCTCGACTGCGGCGCTTAAGGCTCTTCTGTTGCTTGAACAATGGCGTCGCTTTGAACCTGTCCTGAAATTGGAGGAACGGTTCCAGTTGCACCTCGGACAAATTCTGTCTTTGGGGGAGAGTGCCGGCCACCTGTTGCTCGGCCTGGCTGCGATTATCGAAACCACCCGCCGAGGTTCCGCTCTGCCGTCGCGACTCCGGCGCCGGGTCTTCAGTCTGCGACATGGCCTTCCGGACGATCTCCTTTCTTTGCACTCCCGCGTGGGAACGGTGCTTAACCGGTGCGATATGGCGGCTCTGTATCGAGAGAAGGTAGACAGTTGGTCGCAACTCTGTCACCTGGAGACTCCTGATCTGGAGCGGCTGATACCGGGGGAGAAGAAAAAAAAGAGATTGAAAGAAATGATTGATAATTACAGAAAGGAGTTAAGCATGAACAGGGCTTGTGAGTCTGCGGTTATGGACCGGACCGGGCGGTTGCCGCTAATTACCGAACAGCCGGAAATGATCGAAGTCGACGGCAGCTATGAACATGAACGGTATCTCATTCGCATCGATGGTTTCCCCGTGCGGTTGACCGGGAAATCGTTCAAGTATTTTGTCAAACTGGCCAATAAGCGCCTTCAGGATGAGGCCGGCTGGGTCTATAAGGAAGATATTGAAGTAGGGTTCAATCAGGCTCGTTATCTTTATCGGATGAAGAACGAAATCTACGACAGCTTCACCTCGGCCTGGCCGGTGGTTGAAAACAACCGGCTTGGTTATTACCGGCTGAACATTGACCCGTCCCGGATAAGGATCAATCGTGACCGTCTTCGGGAGCATCCCGATTGGGAGGTGCGTTCGCTGATGCTTGCCCCTTCATCCGAGAAGCCGAACTGA